A window from Vigna angularis cultivar LongXiaoDou No.4 chromosome 7, ASM1680809v1, whole genome shotgun sequence encodes these proteins:
- the LOC108337145 gene encoding homeotic protein knotted-1 isoform X2, which yields MEGYTNNNHLSENTAPSPSPRPNFLYSPPTGGSHSHSHSHHQHQHQHHSHHHQHHQFPINTFHLQSGGSDHCFQSDQVAPHPSVKTEASTSQLHAPIFHYPLMRGTLHSNTTTTMHHHPHQQGGSPTSSTTEVEAIKAKIIAHPQYSNLLEAYMDCQKIGAPPEVVARMVAAKQEFEARQRSSGGSRDTSKDPELDQFMEAYYDMLVKYREELTRPIQEAMDFMRRIETQLNMLCNGPVRIFSEDKCEGVGSSDEDQENSGGETELPEIDPRAEDRELKNHLLRKYSGYLSSLKQELSKKKKKGKLPKDARQKLLNWWELHYKWPYPSESEKVALAESTGLDQKQINNWFINQRKRHWKPSEDMQFMVMDGLHPQSATLYMDGHYMADGHYRLGP from the exons ATGGAGGGATACACTAATAACAATCACTTGAGTGAAAACACTGCTCCAAGTCCAAGTCCACGGCCTAATTTCTTGTACTCTCCCCCCACTGGTGGAAGCCATAGCCATAGCCATAGCCATCATCAGCATCAGCATCAGCATCATAGCCATCACCACCAGCATCATCAGTTTCCAATCAACACCTTCCATCTTCAATCGGGTGGATCAGATCATTGCTTTCAGTCTGATCAAGTGGCACCACACCCTTCTGTGAAAACCGAAGCCAGCACTTCTCAGCTTCACGCTCCTATTTTTCACTACCCTTTAATGAGAGGTACCCTTCACAGTAACACCACCACCACTATGCATCACCATCCCCATCAACAAGGAGGGAGTCCTACAAGCTCCACCACCGAAGTTGAAGCCATAAAAGCTAAAATCATTGCTCACCCTCAGTACTCCAATCTTTTGGAAGCTTATATGGATTGCCAAAAG ATAGGAGCTCCACCTGAAGTGGTGGCGCGTATGGTTGCGGCAAAGCAAGAGTTTGAGGCACGGCAAAGATCCTCAGGTGGTTCCAGGGATACTTCGAAAGACCCTGAACTCGATCAATTCATG GAAGCATACTATGACATGCTTGTGAAGTATAGAGAGGAATTAACAAGGCCTATTCAAGAGGCCATGGATTTCATGCGAAGGATAGAAACTCAGCTAAATATGCTATGCAATGGACCCGTCAGGATCTTCTCTG AAGATAAATGTGAAGGGGTTGGTTCATCAGATGAGGATCAAGAGAACAGTGGAGGAGAAACAGAACTTCCGGAGATTGATCCTCGAGCAGAAGATCGTGAGCTTAAAAACCACTTACTGAGGAAGTACAGTGGTTACTTGAGTAGCCTTAAGCAAGAACTTtccaagaagaaaaagaaagggaaactCCCCAAAGATGCAAGGCAAAAGCTACTTAACTGGTGGGAATTACATTACAAATGGCCATATCCTTCG GAATCAGAGAAGGTGGCATTGGCTGAATCAACTGGTTTGGAccaaaagcaaataaataacTGGTTCATAAACCAAAGAAAGAGGCACTGGAAACCATCTGAAGACATGCAATTTATGGTGATGGATGGTCTGCATCCCCAAAGTGCAACTCTCTACATGGATGGTCATTACATGGCAGATGGTCACTACCGTCTAGGGCCATGA
- the LOC108337145 gene encoding homeotic protein knotted-1 isoform X1, with the protein MEGYTNNNHLSENTAPSPSPRPNFLYSPPTGGSHSHSHSHHQHQHQHHSHHHQHHQFPINTFHLQSGGSDHCFQSDQVAPHPSVKTEASTSQLHAPIFHYPLMRGTLHSNTTTTMHHHPHQQGGSPTSSTTEVEAIKAKIIAHPQYSNLLEAYMDCQKIGAPPEVVARMVAAKQEFEARQRSSGGSRDTSKDPELDQFMEAYYDMLVKYREELTRPIQEAMDFMRRIETQLNMLCNGPVRIFSAEDKCEGVGSSDEDQENSGGETELPEIDPRAEDRELKNHLLRKYSGYLSSLKQELSKKKKKGKLPKDARQKLLNWWELHYKWPYPSESEKVALAESTGLDQKQINNWFINQRKRHWKPSEDMQFMVMDGLHPQSATLYMDGHYMADGHYRLGP; encoded by the exons ATGGAGGGATACACTAATAACAATCACTTGAGTGAAAACACTGCTCCAAGTCCAAGTCCACGGCCTAATTTCTTGTACTCTCCCCCCACTGGTGGAAGCCATAGCCATAGCCATAGCCATCATCAGCATCAGCATCAGCATCATAGCCATCACCACCAGCATCATCAGTTTCCAATCAACACCTTCCATCTTCAATCGGGTGGATCAGATCATTGCTTTCAGTCTGATCAAGTGGCACCACACCCTTCTGTGAAAACCGAAGCCAGCACTTCTCAGCTTCACGCTCCTATTTTTCACTACCCTTTAATGAGAGGTACCCTTCACAGTAACACCACCACCACTATGCATCACCATCCCCATCAACAAGGAGGGAGTCCTACAAGCTCCACCACCGAAGTTGAAGCCATAAAAGCTAAAATCATTGCTCACCCTCAGTACTCCAATCTTTTGGAAGCTTATATGGATTGCCAAAAG ATAGGAGCTCCACCTGAAGTGGTGGCGCGTATGGTTGCGGCAAAGCAAGAGTTTGAGGCACGGCAAAGATCCTCAGGTGGTTCCAGGGATACTTCGAAAGACCCTGAACTCGATCAATTCATG GAAGCATACTATGACATGCTTGTGAAGTATAGAGAGGAATTAACAAGGCCTATTCAAGAGGCCATGGATTTCATGCGAAGGATAGAAACTCAGCTAAATATGCTATGCAATGGACCCGTCAGGATCTTCTCTG CAGAAGATAAATGTGAAGGGGTTGGTTCATCAGATGAGGATCAAGAGAACAGTGGAGGAGAAACAGAACTTCCGGAGATTGATCCTCGAGCAGAAGATCGTGAGCTTAAAAACCACTTACTGAGGAAGTACAGTGGTTACTTGAGTAGCCTTAAGCAAGAACTTtccaagaagaaaaagaaagggaaactCCCCAAAGATGCAAGGCAAAAGCTACTTAACTGGTGGGAATTACATTACAAATGGCCATATCCTTCG GAATCAGAGAAGGTGGCATTGGCTGAATCAACTGGTTTGGAccaaaagcaaataaataacTGGTTCATAAACCAAAGAAAGAGGCACTGGAAACCATCTGAAGACATGCAATTTATGGTGATGGATGGTCTGCATCCCCAAAGTGCAACTCTCTACATGGATGGTCATTACATGGCAGATGGTCACTACCGTCTAGGGCCATGA